The Cyanobacteria bacterium GSL.Bin1 region TCTCAACCCGCGCTGCAAGAGAAGTTGAGAGTTTAAAAAATGTTCGGGAAACTTAGTTACATCCCGAACCGTTTTCCTAGTTTTGCAGAAATGCTCTTAGCAATTGTGAAGGAAGTAGGGCGCGATGTGGCTTCGCCACTTGCCAAAGCGCGATGTGCCTCCGGCACTAAGCCAAAGGCTTATCGCGCTAGTAATTGTTAGTATTAAATATGTCCGATTCGCCAAAAAAAACCAGTGTTCATAACCCTTACAGCAATAGGTTCACGGAAAGTGACAGAAGCGGGATAATTTTTTTGCAGTTCACATTAATTAATTTCATCACTTTCCTCGGGAAGATAGAGCAAAGCGTCACCATTAGTAGTATCCATTCTGACCCATAAAGTGTAATCGTCATTCATCACGATCTTGTTATTAACTTGGAAAATTAATGCAGGAAAACTATCCTGATTATCGAAATCAGTCCCCCGCATCATTAAGGTATGCTGATCAGAGGAATAATGCCAAAATTGGATTTCGCGGATGAAATCCCAATTCCTAACTAAATCTTCCTTATTGAAAACTTCCATTTTTGTAAGAATACTGTTCTTAGATTTCCAAAGTTTTTGAATTTCTTGAATTCCTGTCTCAGTATCACTGCACCCCATTCCATTCTGACAAAAAGTGATCGCGCTTACTAAAGCGTTATAGGTGGGATCGGCTATTTGACTATGGATGGTGGCGGTATAATAAATTTTGTTCATTTTAGACCTCTAATAATTTCAATTCCTCAGTCGTATCAATAAATAGTTATCGGTAAAGAACGCTCGAACAAGACTCGCTTAAAAATGCAGAAATGGTGAGAACAAGGTCACGCTTGGCATTATCGGCGTTATAGCGGGAATTGTCCCAATCGGGGTGAAATTGTGCAGGCGGCTAACAGTATCCAATTAACGGGGATACCTCCTTGGGAGTTTCGGAAGAGAAATTGAGGGGCGCGATCACACTATCAACTAACCTATTATTTTTGGCTTGCAAAAAAAGAGATGATTTTTAAGGGAGTGATTTGGCAGGAGGGAAAATTGAGATTAATCCTGATTGAAATGCTGAATCGTAAGTAATGAGTGTCAGGTTTTCTTGTTCAGCTTGTGCCATGAGCATTCGGTCAAAGGGATCGCGATGCGGGATGGGTAAACTTCCCGCTCTTAGAGCTTGAGTCGCAGTGATCACTAATTCACTAAATTGAGCTTGAGTAAGGAGTTGTGAGTAATTTTCGACAAGAGGCTTGGCTTCGGGTAGTTTCCCTAAACGATATTGGGGGAGAGCCGAGATACGTGTAAAATAGTGCAAGATAGCCCTCAAATCTTTAGTATGTCTATGTTTCAAAAATTTCTACTGGTAAGTTAATCGCCCTCTCAAATGGTTGAGGAATGTTCTTCAAATCCACCACGTAATCCCCGTACCGTTTAAGGTTACGGTTAAGATAAGGACTCATAGTTGCCAGCATCCGATGATTAATCTTGAATCCCTCCGCACTCAAAGAGCAAATTACCCCAGTCATATCTACCGTGTTCTGGAGAATTACGGCACTAGCCACTAAATCTAGATACTTTAATCGCTTTTCTTGTTCTACAGGGTCATTGTCTGTAATTACGCCATCTTTGCCAAAGAACAACCAATCCAAGAAATGATGATAGCTTTCAACGATATTAGTACAGGCAGTGACCTCTCGACGCAAAGCGCGATCGGAAATAAATCGCAGAAGATACATGGTACGTATAACTTTTCCTAACGCCCGAAAAGCCTGATACAACCTATTTTTACGGCTATAACTGCCCAACTTCCTTAAAACCGTTGAAGGTAAAAGTTTTCCCGCTTTAATCGACAGTACCACTCGCATCAAATCTTGCCAGTGAGTCTGAATTAACTCCCATTCAGCAACATCATCGAATAGAGGGTCGATATAATCGTAAACTTCATCTTTATGGGGACGGAGAAAATCCAAGTCCTTCCAGTTACGAATTCTGGGCATCAATTCAATCCCCAATAGATGAGAAAGAGCAAACACGGTAGAAGATTGCCCTTGGGTATCTGCATGGAGAGTGTCGGGTTGAATATCGGAAGTATTTTTCAGCAATCCATCGAGAATGTAAACCGCTTCCCAAACTCCACAGGCAATGAAGTGAGTGAACAGGGCAATGTAAGTATCCGAAACGTGATGATAAGCGATTCCCCCGTAACTCCCATAGCGAATGTGATACTCGCTCATCAAATTATTTTCATAGATTTCAAATTTACTGCCATCGGCGGCGGCTTTTTTTCCGCTACCCCAGCATTTGGGAAGACTGAGGCGGTTATAGGCATTGATGATATCTTTAATGGCAGCTTCTAGATACGAACTGGTAACATGACGGCGGTTGGTATAAGAGAGCATATGAGAAGTCACCTTGCCTCGGACGTGACGTGCCATCTCATTAGGACCAATATTGCATCCATAACCAAATGCCGTCAGAATATACCTTTCTTGTGGGTTTGATAATTTGGGTTCACTTCCCGATAGAGGACCAAAATGTCTCGTCCAGTTAAGCCAATGTTCCACATTACAAAGAACATCTAGCACGCTGCGCTGGGGCAGTCTTTCTCGAATGGCGTTAAACAAGGCTTCCGCACCGTCAGGTTGATCTTGAGCGGCAATTCTTTTGAGAACGGGAATACCCTCTTCATTAATGGTTATCTGATCGCCCTTTGAACAAATAAGATCTACTTCGCGAGCTACTGTAGTAAGTCGCTCTTGCAGTTGGGAGACAAATTCTTCTGGGGTATCGGGAATGCCCAAGGTAGAGCAGTACTCGGCGATTTTTGGCTCGCATTCCGACCAAGGTAATAATTGTTGGCGAAAGTCAGCATAATTCTCCGAACCCACTACATAAGCATCTCCCGTCTTGAGTTCTTTCGCTAAATGGGAAAAGATACAAATCTCCAATTGACGGCGTACCAATAATTCTTCACCATCAACTTCTACAACTACGAGCTTTAGCCATTGGTCGCTGATAAAACTTAAGTCCAAATTGGCTTTCAAGAATTTACTTCTTCTCTGCTGATGATCTAGAACAAACCGTACTGCTTCAATGACTGACTGTTCGTTAGAAGTAGAGCAAATTTCTAAAGACTTTACCAGGTCAAATAATGCCTTGCGATAGGGGGAATAAAACGACCAGAGTAAGGGGAAATGGTCTTTGGTATTGACAGAGGCAATTTCCGAGTATTGTTCTAGCAGTAAAGGAGTTCCGCCATTACTATCTAATAAACCCTGTACCTGCTTTCCCAATTGAGTATAACTTAGGGATTGATCAGAGAAAATCAGAATCTCGCCAAACATTTCCAACATGGTCTGGGTTTGATTGAGATATTTCTCTCTTAGATCCTC contains the following coding sequences:
- a CDS encoding PIN domain-containing protein gives rise to the protein MKHRHTKDLRAILHYFTRISALPQYRLGKLPEAKPLVENYSQLLTQAQFSELVITATQALRAGSLPIPHRDPFDRMLMAQAEQENLTLITYDSAFQSGLISIFPPAKSLP
- a CDS encoding Tn3 family transposase, which produces MTVISRTAYPQFKSYPDHKELHEFYTPTVEEIEFVTNRTRSKTGLLGLMVMLKSFQRLGYFTHPELVPQPITIHLRTCLKLDYQVSPIPSLRSIRYYQEAIREYLNVSPYNNRGQELAAVAIRDAAFVRDHPADLINVAIEELVRQRYELPAFSTLDRLAGHIRSIVNTRLFKRVARQLSPTDRQNIDGLLVSDTVENTNANLNLLKSPPKSHQLKYIKELQDKFDTMMLVGDAQKLLSFIPPTKVKSFAALAKTLDIAEFNDFRLPKRRTLLLCLLYQAQVKTRDHMVEMFLKRIKKIHNNAKTKLEDLREKYLNQTQTMLEMFGEILIFSDQSLSYTQLGKQVQGLLDSNGGTPLLLEQYSEIASVNTKDHFPLLWSFYSPYRKALFDLVKSLEICSTSNEQSVIEAVRFVLDHQQRRSKFLKANLDLSFISDQWLKLVVVEVDGEELLVRRQLEICIFSHLAKELKTGDAYVVGSENYADFRQQLLPWSECEPKIAEYCSTLGIPDTPEEFVSQLQERLTTVAREVDLICSKGDQITINEEGIPVLKRIAAQDQPDGAEALFNAIRERLPQRSVLDVLCNVEHWLNWTRHFGPLSGSEPKLSNPQERYILTAFGYGCNIGPNEMARHVRGKVTSHMLSYTNRRHVTSSYLEAAIKDIINAYNRLSLPKCWGSGKKAAADGSKFEIYENNLMSEYHIRYGSYGGIAYHHVSDTYIALFTHFIACGVWEAVYILDGLLKNTSDIQPDTLHADTQGQSSTVFALSHLLGIELMPRIRNWKDLDFLRPHKDEVYDYIDPLFDDVAEWELIQTHWQDLMRVVLSIKAGKLLPSTVLRKLGSYSRKNRLYQAFRALGKVIRTMYLLRFISDRALRREVTACTNIVESYHHFLDWLFFGKDGVITDNDPVEQEKRLKYLDLVASAVILQNTVDMTGVICSLSAEGFKINHRMLATMSPYLNRNLKRYGDYVVDLKNIPQPFERAINLPVEIFET